From Leopardus geoffroyi isolate Oge1 chromosome B4, O.geoffroyi_Oge1_pat1.0, whole genome shotgun sequence, a single genomic window includes:
- the PRIM1 gene encoding DNA primase small subunit isoform X2, translated as METFDPAELPELLKLYYRRLFPYAQYYRWLNYGGVTKNYFQHREFSFTLKDDIYIRYQSFNNQSDLEKEMQKMNPYKIDIGAVYSHRPNQHNTVKLGAFQAQEKELVFDIDMTDYDDVRRCCSSADICSKCWTLMTMAIRIIDRALKEDFGFKHRLWVYSGRRGVHCWVCDESVRKLSSAVRSGIVEYLSLVKGGQDVKKKVHLSEKIHPFVRKSINIIKKYFEDYALVDQDILENKESWDKILALVPETIHEKLQQNFQKHHNSLQRWEYLKKTISSQDNTKNDKCGPWLEWEIMLQYCFPRLDINVSKGINHLLKSPFSVHPKTGRISVPIDVQKVDQFDPFTVPTISSICRELDTISTNEGKERNEAESDIKHRTRDYKKTSLAPYIKVFEQFLENLDKSRKGELLKKSDLQKDF; from the exons ATGGAGACGTTTGACCCCGCCGAGCTGCCGGAGCTTCTTAAACTTTATTACCGGAGGCTTTTTCCCTACGCCCAATACTATCGCTGGCTCAACTATGGTGGAG tGACAAAGAATTACTTTCAACACCGTGAATTTTCATTCACATTGAAAGATGATATTTACATTCGCTACCAATCCTTCAACAACCAGAGTGATCTGGAAAAGGAGATGCAGAAAATGAATCCATACAAGATTGATATAGGCGCAGTATACTCCCACAGA CCCAATCAACACAATACAGTGAAGCTGGGAGCTTTCCAGGCTCAGGAAAAAGAATTGGTGTTTGACATTGACATGACAGACTATGACGATGTGAGGAGATGTTGTAG TTCTGCAGACATATGTTCTAAGTGCTGGACCCTCATGACGATGGCCATACGCATAATCGACCGAGCACTGAAGG AGGACTTTGGATTTAAGCATCGTCTCTGGGTATATTCTGGAAGGAGAGGTGTTCATTGTTGGGTCTGTGATGAATCAGTTAGAAAATTGTCCTCTGCAGTACGTTCTGGGATAGTTGAGTATTTGAGTCTTGTAAAG GGTGGTCAAGACGTTAAAAAGAAAGTCCACCTAAGCGAAAAAATTCACCCTTTTGTCAG AAAAtctataaacataataaaaaaatactttgaagacTATGCCTTAGTTGATCAAGAtattcttgaaaataaagaaagctgGGATAAGATCTTAGCCCTTGTTCCTGAAA CAATTCATGAGAAACTTCaacaaaacttccaaaagcatcaCAATTCACTTCAGCGTTGGGAGTATTTGAAGAAAACCATCAGCTCTCAG GATAATACCAAAAACGACAAATGTGGACCCTGGCTTGAATGGGAGATCATGCTCCAGTACTGTTTTCCACGGCTGGATATCAATGTTAGCAAAGGAATCAATCATTTACTGAAGAGCCCTTTTAGTGTTCATCCTAAAACAG GTCGCATTTCTGTGCCTATTGATGTACAGAAAGTGGACCAGTTTGATCCATTTACTGTTCCAACCATAAG CTCCATCTGCCGTGAACTGGATACCATTTCCACTaatgagggaaaggagagaaatgaagcTGAATCTGATATCAAACATAGAACCAGAG
- the PRIM1 gene encoding DNA primase small subunit isoform X1, producing METFDPAELPELLKLYYRRLFPYAQYYRWLNYGGGDGSRERMTKNYFQHREFSFTLKDDIYIRYQSFNNQSDLEKEMQKMNPYKIDIGAVYSHRPNQHNTVKLGAFQAQEKELVFDIDMTDYDDVRRCCSSADICSKCWTLMTMAIRIIDRALKEDFGFKHRLWVYSGRRGVHCWVCDESVRKLSSAVRSGIVEYLSLVKGGQDVKKKVHLSEKIHPFVRKSINIIKKYFEDYALVDQDILENKESWDKILALVPETIHEKLQQNFQKHHNSLQRWEYLKKTISSQDNTKNDKCGPWLEWEIMLQYCFPRLDINVSKGINHLLKSPFSVHPKTGRISVPIDVQKVDQFDPFTVPTISSICRELDTISTNEGKERNEAESDIKHRTRDYKKTSLAPYIKVFEQFLENLDKSRKGELLKKSDLQKDF from the exons ATGGAGACGTTTGACCCCGCCGAGCTGCCGGAGCTTCTTAAACTTTATTACCGGAGGCTTTTTCCCTACGCCCAATACTATCGCTGGCTCAACTATGGTGGAGGTGATGGAAGCCGGGAGCGGA tGACAAAGAATTACTTTCAACACCGTGAATTTTCATTCACATTGAAAGATGATATTTACATTCGCTACCAATCCTTCAACAACCAGAGTGATCTGGAAAAGGAGATGCAGAAAATGAATCCATACAAGATTGATATAGGCGCAGTATACTCCCACAGA CCCAATCAACACAATACAGTGAAGCTGGGAGCTTTCCAGGCTCAGGAAAAAGAATTGGTGTTTGACATTGACATGACAGACTATGACGATGTGAGGAGATGTTGTAG TTCTGCAGACATATGTTCTAAGTGCTGGACCCTCATGACGATGGCCATACGCATAATCGACCGAGCACTGAAGG AGGACTTTGGATTTAAGCATCGTCTCTGGGTATATTCTGGAAGGAGAGGTGTTCATTGTTGGGTCTGTGATGAATCAGTTAGAAAATTGTCCTCTGCAGTACGTTCTGGGATAGTTGAGTATTTGAGTCTTGTAAAG GGTGGTCAAGACGTTAAAAAGAAAGTCCACCTAAGCGAAAAAATTCACCCTTTTGTCAG AAAAtctataaacataataaaaaaatactttgaagacTATGCCTTAGTTGATCAAGAtattcttgaaaataaagaaagctgGGATAAGATCTTAGCCCTTGTTCCTGAAA CAATTCATGAGAAACTTCaacaaaacttccaaaagcatcaCAATTCACTTCAGCGTTGGGAGTATTTGAAGAAAACCATCAGCTCTCAG GATAATACCAAAAACGACAAATGTGGACCCTGGCTTGAATGGGAGATCATGCTCCAGTACTGTTTTCCACGGCTGGATATCAATGTTAGCAAAGGAATCAATCATTTACTGAAGAGCCCTTTTAGTGTTCATCCTAAAACAG GTCGCATTTCTGTGCCTATTGATGTACAGAAAGTGGACCAGTTTGATCCATTTACTGTTCCAACCATAAG CTCCATCTGCCGTGAACTGGATACCATTTCCACTaatgagggaaaggagagaaatgaagcTGAATCTGATATCAAACATAGAACCAGAG